The sequence AAGGCAACGCGAGTTGGAACTTATGATGGTGAGCGCGACGACAAGGCACTCGATAACTTCTTTTGGGATGTCGAGGAGTACCTGTCGTGCGTTCCGAAGACGTCTGATGAAGCACAGGTCAAGGATATTGCAACATACGTAACCGGAAGTGCGAAGCTATGGTGGTGGATGCATCAGGCGGATGAGCGCGCTGGAAAGACGGTCAAATCGATCAAGTCATGGGCAGACTTGAAGGCGGCGCTTCACGATCAGTTTCGACCTGGGAAATCGGATTGGATCATCCGATCTAGGTTTGACGAACTCAAGCATACTGGAACCATACGGGAGTATGTGAAGGCATTCCAGGTATTGGACTTAGAATGCACGAAGTTGAGCGACTTCGAGAAGTTGTTTCTTTTCACCAAAGGTCTGCAACCTTGGGCGAAGGATGAGCTGAGGCGACAGAAAGTTCAGACTTTGGCCAAAGTGATCACCATTGCAGATGGGCTACTCGATTATAAGGGCGATGCAGCTAAGGGCTTTGGTGGAGCCCGAGGGGACTACAAAAAGATCTTCCGCCGAAAGGATAGGAAGGGAGGTGGAGCCCCTTCTGAGCAGAACAGCGAGCACAAAAACAAGAAGGCTAGGAAGCCGAACAGAGAAGGCAACTCGAAGAAGAAAGATCACGCCCAGCCCGAGAAGAAGAAGGAATGGGATCCGGGTTGCTTCATCTGTGGAAAAGATGATCATTGGGCACGGAGCTGTCCAGATCAAAGTAGGATCAATGCTTTGCTGTTTGAGGAGAAGAAGTTGCCCGCAATGAGCACTTTGCAACTCGTCAACGTAGTGAAGCATCCTACCGAAGTGGCCGATAAACATGAGCTGTGTTTTGTGGAGACTTTCCTTGGTGGAAAGAAGGTGTTGGATATGGTGGACTCAGGTGCAACACACAACTACATCTCTGCAAGCTGAGCAAAGAAGCTTGGACTCAAGATCGAGCCGACTTCTAATCAGTTCAAGGCAGTGACCGCACCCGCGCAGCAGGTGAGCGGCGAGATCCACAAGGAAGTCATCCGAGTTGGGTCATGGTAGGGTGCGCTCGACTTCATTGCTATTGGGATGAACGAGTTCGACCTCATACTTGGGCAAGAGTTCTTGAGGTCGGCATCAGCGGCAGTAGTGCCACACTTGGGCTGCATTCTGATATTGGATCCAAACAGACCGAGTTTGATTCCGACAATGAAAAGCATGGAGCAGGATCTCCTTTTGAATGCACTGAGTGCTAAACAGGTCGGCAGAGGAAGGCGTGAAGAGTTGTTCTTGGCCGCACTGATTGGAGATTGGGATGAAAGGGAGTCTTCGGGACCCTCCAACACCTCGGCGATCCAGGAAGTGTTGTCCGAGTTTGCGGATGTAATGCCAGACAGTCTCCCAGCAGTTTTGCCACCCCGGAGGCACGTTGATCATCGGATCGAGCTCGAGGCAGGAGCAAGACCACCTGCAAAGGCTCCTTACCGTCTCTTTGGACCATAGATGGGGGAGTTGAAGAAGTAGTTGACAGAGCTCGTGGAGGCGAGTTACTTGCATCCGTCCAGGTTTCCTTATGCTGCCCCAGTATTGTTCCAGCGCAAGAAAGATGGAAGTCTTCGGATGTGCGTGGACTATCGGGCTTTAAACAAGCTCACAATCAAAAACAAGTATCTGTTACCCCTCATAGCGGATAGCTTTGACCGACTGGTCGATGCAAGAGTGTTCGGAAAGGTTGGATCTGAGGCAGGGTTACTACCAGATCAGGATCGCGCCAGGTGATGAAGAAAAGACCGCGATTACGACGAGGTATGGTAGTTATGAATTTTTGGTTATGCCCTTCGGCCTCACTAACGCTCCTGCCACCTTTAGCACTTTGATGAATGATGTGTTTCGCTCATTGTTGGACAAGTGCATTGTTGTGTATTTTGATGACATTCTGGTGTACAGTCGGGACTTGGAGGAACACAAGAGACACCTTCAGGAGGTGTTCGCTTTGTTGAGAGAGCATCAGCTGTTCGCAAAGAAGGAGAAGTGCGCCTTTGCACAGGATGAAGTGTCGTTTCTGGGCCATTTTCTTGGTCATGGCCAGATCCGACCAGACCCGGAGAAGCTTGAGGCGATCCGAGACTGGGAGCCACTTCGCAATGTGCAGGAGGTAAGACAATTTCTTGGGTTAGCTAACTACTACCAGAAATTTGTAGCAGGCTACTCCGGAATTGCGAGCCCTTTGACGGACCTGTTGAAGAAGGACCGCAGATGGAAATGGGGCGACAAACAGCAATCAACATTCCAGATGCTAAAAGAGGTGTTGATAGAAAGATCAGCCCTTAATGTACCAGGCCAGGGTGAGCCTACATCGGAAGATGAATTACTCGGGCTGCTTGAGTATGAAAGCCTGAGAGGCAGGTGAAACAAAGCAGAGCAATTGAAGGAATCGTTAGGGGACGACTTCCTTACCAGTACCCAGACTACCAGCCTTTTGTTCAGATGGCTGAGAGGAGGCTCAACCCGACTCTATGTCGATTTTGAAATCTTGATGGGTTCTGTTGAACTACCAGACATCTTCTCAGAGGTGGACATCTTGGACAGATGGGAGAACCGCGGGGCCATATCTTTGAGAGACTTGTTAGTCCTTGGTTCTGGAGATGGACTTCGATTAAAGGACTGCCCCCGCACCTCTGAGCTGGTGGCGAGCTGTTCGGAAGCTCTCCAACGTTGGGTTTGGATGGAACAGCCCGGAGCCGTAGCAGACTCCTTGAGCGCCAAACTGACTCAGTTGGTGAAACTTTTGTCACACAAGTTCATTTGCGAACCAGTAGAAGCGGAACCACAGAGGATGACCTGCTTGGATGATATTAAGATTATCGCAGCTAGGGAAGTCGCGGCCCAAGACTTACCCGAAGAAGGTGCCGCAATGAGGTTGGGCACCTTGCGCATGATAAACCAGCATGTGAATGTCGGCGAAGATGAATCCCTATCTACTCGGGATGTCATGGCAGAAGGAGGAGGATGACAGGGCGATACCACCTTTGGAAATCAAACACCGGCTGAAGAATTCACCGCAGTTCCCCTCACCTTCAGGAGGCAAGAAGAGGGGCCAGTGCAATTGCACGTCGGAGTTTCCCCAAACTTCATTGTGTTCAATGAAGCTCTTCGCGAGGAAGACATTTTTACAACTTGGGATCAATAGGGTTTGATCCGGTATGGCGACTTGATGTCTATCGGAGGCAGTTCAGATTTGTCCAACGAAGAAAGTACAAGGAGGACCTTGGAAATCATGGCGAGTTTTTCACAAGCCGTGGATCACTGGACCTGGGAGGAACATGAGACAAGGCCATTTGAACCATTTTGGGACAGATTGCTTCGCCTACCAGGTGAAGTCCTTGGTGTAGACACCGAAAATCAGTTAAGGCCGCACCACCCAGATAAGGAAGACCTGACAAGGAACATTCCGCACAGGGGCCCGACGAATGTATTGGACAATCCGGACCGCAGAGTCAGCCAAGTTCTTGCGATGAGAACTCGAGGAGGAGGCAGAAATGGCATCCGAGAGTTCTTGGTAGTTTTCGAAGGTCAGGAACGCGACTCGGCTCCATGGGTGCGCAGCGAGGCACTTTGGCGCGATGAGGAGATCATCATGGAGTTCCTGTCCAAGAGGAGCTCTCCCAGACAGGAGTAGCTTTCTGGAGTATTGCCTCCCAGTGCTTTGTGCAGGGGCGCTGGCGTCGAGGGCGCCGCCACTAgtttagtgggggaggatgtaatggGCCTGCATTGGGCAGATTTCTTGCACACCTTTTTGGGTCGGACCTATCCATAGTGGGGTTCTATTTTGCATCGGAGCTTTACCCTTTCACGCGGCCGACATGGAGTTGGGCTTTTTGCACAGCCGACATGAATTTGTTCATTGGTGGGGCCGACATGTATTTGTCCGATGAATTCTTTTGGCACGGATTTAACCACTTAAGTCCGGACCTATTT is a genomic window of Cryptomeria japonica chromosome 7, Sugi_1.0, whole genome shotgun sequence containing:
- the LOC131856852 gene encoding uncharacterized protein LOC131856852; translated protein: MADADSRHEVEVVQPGDGSRVAKVSSKGKDPKHHDWLQDHENRLEELEQSDLEERMTAEWSKLTGQGSKATRVGTYDGERDDKALDNFFWDVEEYLSCVPKTSDEAQVKDIATYVTGSAKLWWWMHQADERAGKTVKSIKSWADLKAALHDQFRPGKSDWIIRSRFDELKHTGTIREYVKAFQVLDLECTKLSDFEKLFLFTKGLQPWAKDELRRQKVQTLAKVITIADGLLDYKGDAAKGFGGARGDYKKIFRRKDRKGGGAPSEQNSEHKNKKARKPNREGNSKKKDHAQPEKKKEWDPGCFICGKDDHWARSCPDQSRINALLFEEKKLPAMSTLQLVNVVKHPTEVADKHELCFVETFLGGKKVLDMVDSGATHNYISAS